Sequence from the Cuniculiplasma divulgatum genome:
TCCTCAATACCACTTTAAAGGTTGTTCACCAGATTCCTGATCCTTCTAAGGTGTACAATGGTGTGCCCATGAATCAAATTTCTGAGGACAAGTTGGACAAGGTATCAAAGTTCAAGTTCGACACGCCGGCTAGAAGCCGGTTCAAGGCTGAAACCGGTGACATAATAGATGTATACGCAGAACCTCTAATAGTTAGATACTCTGAAATTTATATTAGTGCTTTAGGAATTCCCCATTACAACATAACCACAATGTCTGGTGCTATTTTTGTGTCAAAAGATTAAGTTCATTGATAATCATATGACAGAGAGGGGTCATTTTGACGATATTTTCAAGTATATTTTCACTGTGATCGGTGATCAGTCACTTGCATCAAATATTGTTGAAAATCTGAAGAATGGTGATCTTAGAATGTTGGAATCCCTTCTGAATGAAAAGAAGTTTCTAGACTCTTGCACTGATATTCCTCCTAGCGAATACTATAACGAAAATTGGCGAAAAAAGGCTAATCTACAAATAACAATAAAAGAGCAGAAACTTTATTTTGAATTTGTTTTTTCAAAAACACCTGACTGCCTGAAAATTGTTACGGCATATCCTAACAGGAGAAAGAAGGACAGCTTCTTCTACCAACCTGTTTTCTGCTAATCATATATTTGAGCCTTCTTTCTTAGTAAGTAAAGTGTCCAAACAACGAAGTCCATTATTTACCTCTTTGATCTCTGCCCTATCTGATTGACCAGGAAAATGCAGTTGTACGCTACTATCCTCTCACCAACAGCAACATCATAGTTCCTGCTGTGGACATACCAGATATGCTCACGGTGTATTATTTCCTCAAGTATTGAAAAGGTCCGCTCTATTTCCCATCTCAGCCGGTATCTGGTCTTCTCCCTCTCACTGATGATTATGCCCGGATTCATTTTGAATGTTAACTTATCAGGAACGATTCCTATCCCTCTGTTGGTATCTATGATGTAGATTGCATCTGTTTTGTCCATGAAGTAATCACAAATTCCGCCTGAATCATAGGCGCCATCCATCATTGAAAAGGCCATTATACTGTCATGAATAGATGCTGTGGTCACCTTCAATTCCCCTAATGCAGGGGAATCAACATCCTGTGCAACATGTGTTTTCCTGCCATATTCAAAGCCTCTTGTTCCATAACCCCATGAACTCTCGGGATCTTTATATTTTCCTGATTTTCATCGTCTCTGCGCAGTTGTATGCTTGCATGCCTTCACAATGAAGCTGTCAATTACAGCATTCTCCACATTAGATACAGTGAGATCAATTATGCCGTCTGAATCTGATTGGATTAGGTACACCGGCATTGATCTCATGCTAGTCCATTCTCAGAGCCCTGTATGACAGAGTGCGTAAGTCTGGAATCTTCCTTATCCCAACGAGATTCATGAGTTCCGGACGGTTGCTTACGAAGTGGCTGAGGATTTGTATGAAATGCCATAGATCTGCAGGATTACAATGATCTTTAGAAACAATCTTATCCAGCCTTTCCATGATCAGCGGGATATGGTTCGTTTCCATATCCCGTAAATATAATCAGACAGATAAAGTCTAACTATTGACAAACATTCCATAGATTTTCGGACGCCCTATGGCATGTAATATTAACAGTATCCAAAATTGCTAAGGTCACTGTGCAAAAAATCTAGGAAAAGTATTTTGCAAGATATTCAGGAAGCTCAACTGATGCATCAAGCGGCATGGCTGACCTAGCAGTCTTCATTGCTATAACTCCTGACCAGTGTGGTAGTGTGACGTCCACTTTTTTCTCCGAGGGACCGCTGATATTGACTTTCACTGACATCTGCTCAAGTGGAAGTTCAAGAAATCCAGTCGCGCTGATTTCGGCCCTTGACGGATGTCTGCAGTCATTCCATCGCCCTGGAACCATCTTCTCAGCGAGAGCTTCTGAAATGGCATACTTTCTATCATAATCTTCCACATCCACCATGCTTCCAAATATCATAACAGATCTGTAATTCATGGATGTGTTAAAGGCACTCTTGGCCAGGACTATCCCATCTAATATTGTAATACCAGCACAAACGCTGTTTCCAGATATAAGCACATTGTAGAACCTGCCCTGCTTTGAAGAATGGAAGAATACAGAATTGCCTATTCTTGCGAAAGTCATTGGAATGTTGAATATTACACCATTATCGGCGAATGCAACATAGGCCATCATTGCCTGATCCAATATTGAATATGCTACATCCCTGTCTCTTACCGCCCTTTCGGGATGCCTGTGCACATTGCTGACTGAACTCATGAGAGTGGAACATTGAGATCTTATATTAAATATATGATATTCACTCTACCGATGACAGTAATGCATTTTTTCCATAGATTTCATACAACTGGTGGATATAATTCTATCCTGAATAAACTCACCGGAAAATGGACATATTAATTAACAGATAGTGCATGTTCAACCATGAAGATTACCACTGTGAATCCCTACAGTCAGGAAAAGCTTGGAGAATATGAAGAATATGATGATGGCCGCGTGGACAGAATACTTTCTGGACTTAAGGAAGCTCAGAAGACCTGGAAAAAAGATCTTGACGTAA
This genomic interval carries:
- a CDS encoding pyridoxamine 5'-phosphate oxidase family protein, translating into MSSVSNVHRHPERAVRDRDVAYSILDQAMMAYVAFADNGVIFNIPMTFARIGNSVFFHSSKQGRFYNVLISGNSVCAGITILDGIVLAKSAFNTSMNYRSVMIFGSMVDVEDYDRKYAISEALAEKMVPGRWNDCRHPSRAEISATGFLELPLEQMSVKVNISGPSEKKVDVTLPHWSGVIAMKTARSAMPLDASVELPEYLAKYFS